Proteins encoded within one genomic window of Bos mutus isolate GX-2022 chromosome 9, NWIPB_WYAK_1.1, whole genome shotgun sequence:
- the COQ3 gene encoding ubiquinone biosynthesis O-methyltransferase, mitochondrial — MWGGSKLSSSGSRFLGGLRSGFQSTQVDSSRLTTSAVYPKNQLSWILQIKPWVFSENRIMWFKSYSITFACLNWMKSYRLPWTRPYSTSRTTVDRNEVKTFLALAHRWWDEQGVYAPLHSMNDLRVPFIRDNLLRTVATHQPGKPLSGMKILDVGCGGGLLTEPLGRLGASVIGIDPVDENIKTAQHHKSFDPVLDKRIEYRTCSLEEIVKDTVETFDAVVASEVVEHVIDLETFIQCCFQVLKPDGSLFITTINKTQLSYALGIVFSEQIAGIVPKGTHTWEKFVSPEKLESILESNGLSVQTVVGMLYNPFSGYWHWSENTSLNYAAHALKSSLQEQPAPAEFALKGEAEELQAEASTNSGVQEDLKK; from the exons ATGTGGGGAGGAAGCAAGCTAAGCTCCTCCGGGAGTCGATTTTTAGGAGGACTTCGATCGGGATTCCAGAGCACACAGGTTGACTCTTCTCGCTTAACTACGTCGGcgg tttatcCAAAGAATCAGCTCAGTTGGATTCTACAAATCAAACCATGGGTTTTCAGTGAAAACAGAATCATGTGGTTCAAATCCTATAGCATAACTTTTGCCTGCCTGAATTGGATGAAAAGTTATAG GCTCCCTTGGACAAGACCGTACAGTACTTCACGGACCACTGTAGACAGGAATGAGGTGAAGACCTTCCTGGCCCTGGCTCACAGGTGGTGGGACGAGCAAGGAGTATATGCACCTCTTCATTCTATGAATGACCTGAGGGTGCCGTTCATTAG agacaatcTTTTAAGAACAGTTGCTACTCACCAGCCAGGAAAACCTTTGTCTGGGATGAAGATTCTTGATGTTGGTTGTGGTGGTGGATTGTTAACAGAA CCTCTAGGGCGGCTTGGGGCTTCAGTCATTGGAATCGATCCTGTGGATGAGAACATTAAAACAGCACAGCACCATAAATCATTCGACCCAGTCCTGGATAAGAGGATAGAATACAGAACGTGTTCCCTGGAGGAGATTGTGAAAGACACTGTAGAAACGTTTGATGCTGTCGTAGCTTCTGAAGTTGTAGAACATGTGATTGATCTAGAAACATTTATACAGTGCTGCTTTCAAGTGTTAAAG CCTGATGGTTCTTTGTTCATTACTACAATCAACAAAACCCAGCTGTCCTATGCCTTGGGAATTGTTTTTTCAGAGCAAATTGCAGGTATTGTACCAAAAGGTACTCATACCTGGGAGAAGTTTGTTTCACCTGAAAAGCTAGAGAGCATTCTGGAATCaa atggTCTGTCAGTTCAAACTGTGGTGGGAATGCTCTACAACCCCTTCTCAGGTTACTGGCATTGGAGTGAAAACACTAGCCTTAACTATGCAGCTCATGCCCTGAAATCCAGCCTTCAGGAACAACCAGCGCCTGCCGAGTTTGCTTTAAAGGGGGAAGCAGAAGAGCTCCAAGCTGAAGCCTCCACCAACTCAGGTGTGCAGGAAGACCTGAAGAAATGA